GTACCTATCGATAGCGTTGATATTTACTCATACCGTGCTGCCCTGTACAAAAACTATTTGCGCAATACTGCCGGTTACGAAAAAAACCTGCATTTAACTTTTGGGGTGTTAAAAAATGGTTTTCAAAGTAAATTTCACATTAGCAGTGTAAATAGCAAAAGTGGTTTTTTTGCAAATGCACACGGTCTGGAACCCAGGAATGTTGATACCGGCACACACGATAAATCAAGTCGAGATATAAACTATCCGTATCAAAAAGTAAATCATTTTAAGGTAATTAACACTACCAGGTACCAATGGGAAAAAACAAAGTTAGAGCTTGATTTGGGTTTTCAGCGTAATTTCCGACAGGAATGGAGTCAGTATGTTAGCCATGGTTATATGCCGGCCATTTTCCCTAACACTTTAAATTTTGACGCCGACCTTGAACGGGAATTTGAAAAATATGTGTACTCGGGGAATGTAAAATTCTCGCATCGTTTTAGCGACCAAACGGAAGCGACTTTTGGCACGAACAGCGAATACCAGGACAATAAAATTGATGGGCGCGGATTTATTATTCCGGCATACCAACAGTTTACATTGGGTGGTTTTGCTTTTGCCCGACACAATTTCTCTGAAATAAGCGGAATTCAACTGGGAATTCGTTACGACTTTGGCAACATTGAAACCACCGAATATTACGACTGGTTTCTATCGCCGGTAGAAGAAAACGGAAACACGACGTTAGAATATTTGCAAAGAGCAGAGAATATCAACCGCAATTTTTCAAACTTAACCTGGTCGGTAGGTTACAATTACAATCCAGAACATTGGACGTTTAAAGCCAATATTGGAAAAAGTTTCAGAATGCCCATTGCCAAAGAGTTAGCTGCAAATGGCGTAAATTACCACCGTTTTAGCTACGAAGTAGGCGATGCTGATTTGTCACCCGAAATATCGTACCAGTTGGATGTTGGCCTGGAGTACCAATCGAAAAAATTTGCCATTGGAGCAACACCATTTGTAAACTATTTTTCGAACTACATTTACCTGAACCCCACTTCGGAGCACGACAGGCTTTATGGAAACGGAAACCAGGTTTTTTACTACACCGAAAGTGAAGTTATAAGGTATGGTGGAGAAATACATGCCCATTACGAACTACTGAAAAACCTGCAGTTGGGGCTAATTGGCGAATATGTCTATTCCGAGCAATTATCGGGCGAGAAAAAAGGTTTTACCCTACCCTTTTCGCCACCAGCTTCTGCCATTTTTAATGTCAAATATCAGCGTAGAAAACTGGAATTTATCGAAAACGCGTACTTCTCTTTCGATTACAGAGTTACTGCTTCTCAGAACGATATTGTTCCGCCCGAAGAACCGACCAATGGTTACCAGGTAATTAATTTGGGGCTTGGCGGCAATATTCCAATGAGAAAGCAAAATATAAACATTTCAATGCAGGTGCAAAACCTGTTAAACACAAAATATTTTAACCACACTAGCTTTTACAGGCTGATAAATGTACCCGAACCGGGACGAAACTTTATTGTAAATGTTTCCATTCCGTTTTCAGGAAAGATTTAGCACAAACATTTAAAAATTATAAAAATGAACAAGAGAGTATTTTTAGTAGCGATTATTTTAGGAGCAGCAACACTATTTACAGCTTGCGAGGATGATGGTGATCTAGCCTTGCCCGAAATTACGATAATGGAATTGGGCGAAGGAAGTAGCCACAGTAATGATCACACTGCAATAATTGGTGGCGAAGTACACATTGAAGTTGAAATTATTGCAGAAGGAAAAATAAACACCGTGCAGATAATTATCCATTCAGAAGGCGAACACAAATCGGTGGTTGACGGTGGCGAATGGGAACTTGATACAACTTATACCAAATTTTCGGGTTTAAAAAATACAACCTTTCACGAACACCTTGAGATTGCTGATTGGGCTGAACCGGGAGAATATCATTTCGATTTTATTGTTACCGATTTGGAAGGCAACCAATCTAGTGCAGATGCTGAATTAGAGCTAGTAGAAGAGTAAAATAAACGAGCTGACAGGCCGATTGAAGCCTGTCAGTTTTATATTTCAAATATAAAATGAGTTTAAAAATTATACTTTCGCGTTTTGCGTTTATCGTACTACTTGCCACAGCCTGTAGCGATGATGGTCAGATTGATAAAGAAAAACCGGTCATAGATAATAGTTTTGCAAATGCCTTCCCCACCAATTGCGACACCATTTACTTTGGCGAAGCATTTAACCTGAAACTACTTTTCTCTGACAATGTGGAATTGGGTTCGTACAGCATCGATATCCATAATAATTTCGACCATCATTCGCATAGTACTGAAGTAGCGGAGTGCAGCCTTAGTCCCAAAAAAGACCCGGAGAATCCATTTGTATTTATTGATGATTATTCTATTCCCGAAGGTTTAAAAGATTACAAAACAAATATGTCGGTTTCAATTCCGGCAGATAACCAGGTGGGATTGTTTGATGAAGGTGATTATCATTTTTTTGTTAGTTTAACCGATAAGGAAGGCTGGTCGACTCAAATGGGTTTGAGTATAAAAATTAAATACCGATAGATGGGGACGGTTATATCCCACAATAGTTTTATTCTCAAAGATTTGTTTGTAGCCACTTAAAAACCGCGGTATTTTGCCTCCCATCCTTGAAGTTTCGAATTGCTGTAATGAAGTTAAAACCTGAACTCAGGTAAATTACCAGGGTAGATTCTCTCTTTTATTTGTAAATATTTTGTTGTAAATTGTTTTGGGGAAGCATGTTGATGCCTTGATTTTCTGCATGCAGAGCCCTAATCTAACTAAAAAAAAGAGGTAACCAATGAAAAATTTTTTCCGACTATCAGCCATTCTCACCTGCACTATTTTTTTCTCATTAATGCTGTCTTGTTCAAACGACGACTCTGATGACGATACAGCTCAGCTCCAACAGGAGCGATTGGAAATTGGGCGTGCCCTGCTTGAAGTACAGGCCCCTGAGGTAGCCGACATTCTGCCTTATTACACCGATGACATAGAATACCATGACCCCATAGTTGACATCAACGGTATTGAGGATATGACCGCTTTCCTGAATCAGCTTATTTTGGGGGCATCGCCTAATCTTGTTACCATTATTGAAGATGAAACGCTTATCGGCGACATCTATTCGGCAACGTGGACCATGTCGGGCGATTTTCTTAATTCACCCTACCAGGCAAAGGGTATTTCTATCTTTAAATTTTTGCCTAACGCTACGCAAGTATATTATCAACGCGATTATTATTCGGAAGGGGATATAATGGCAACAATACCCGGATTGGATGAAGCAATTGGGGGATTTAGGGCCTATTACCGTTGTGCAGTTGACCCCACTTTCGATTGTCCGTTTCCTCCTTCAGCTTTAAATATCGAAAATTCAGCTTTACAAGCTGTGAATAAGTCGGTTAATGATCAACTGACAGTTGGACGCCAACTGGTTGAAATACATGCCGGAAACTGGACGGATGTTATTCCTGCATTGGCGGCCGATTACGAATATCACGATCCCATTGTTGATATTTATGGCCCTGATACCATGGCTTTGTTTCTGGCACGTTTGTTTGCCGGTTCGTCGGATTTATACACTACTGTTGAAGACGAAACACTGGTTGACGATATTTACATGGCGACCTGGACAATGGCCGGCGAATTTAACGGAGCTCCGTTTAGTGCACCCGGTATGTCGATAGTTAAGTTTGTTGAAGGTACAACCCAAAGCTATTATTCGAGGGATTATTATACCGAAGGAGATGTTATGCTTGGAGTTCCGGAACTTGCCGATGCCGTAAATGGTTTTCGTATATACTATCGTAGTGCCGTAGACCCTGGCTTTGAAGGCCCATAGCAGAGATAATGACGATTATTCCTGTTATCTGCTTCAGTATCTATTTGGTAAGAGGAAGAGTTAACGAATTGGAGAAGAATTAACACTTGTTACTTTTTTTCAGCACTGGTCGGTTTCTTTCGGTGTAGTTTCCACCACAAATACAGTCCACTAAGCAGCACAAGCATAATACAAACGCCTGCTAGTGGTACAAACAAAATATAAAAGCTGCCTACCAGGTGTTCAAAAATTCGTCCGGTGTGTATTTCCAGGGCCACATTCCATAAAGCCATTGGAGATGCTTGTCGTATATTTTCAGGCATGGCGCCAAATGTTGACTTCTGATTTTTGGCGTTTAGCTCGATCGCGCCCCGACTGTAATCGAACCACCAGCTTTTGTTTTTGCACTGCACCAGTCCGCTTACAGTATTTGCACCAATAGGCCGTGTCATACTCTGCGGTGCCTGGTATGTTTCTCCGCTAAAATAGTTGCTTATACCACCATTTTGCAAGTTCCACAAATACATTCCGCTAAACGAACCAATCATTAGGTGGTGCGTGCCTATAGGTTTTAGCACATTACACCCCATAACACTAACTGGTGGTTGTAAAGGAGCAGGCCGAAGATTTTTACTCAAACTCTCTTCAGCAAAATAAAAACCATCGGAAGTAGAAAAAATATATTGTTGCCTTTCTTCATCCCAGTAAATACGTCGTAATTTATCAAACCACGGATTGGGACTGTCGAGGTGGGTACCCGGAATTATGCCCACTTGTTTTGGCGCAATGGCAATTAGCAGTGGAGGGCGCAGGTGCATCCCTGCAAAAGTGTTTATGAGTAAAAAAAGCACAAATCCATACCCTGCGGCGTTGTGCCAGCTTAAGTTGCGTTTTTTGGTTTTAATAAATGCCGCCTTTTGTTTGTGCTTATGTTTTACGCGTTTAATCAACTTTGGAAAGAAAAAGTGCAGCAATCCGCTTAACGAAAGAAAAATGGTAACCAGCCCCAGCAAATCAACAAAAAGTTTTCCGGGCGTTCCAAACAGTTCGCCGCTGTGCAACTGCCACATTGTTGTAAATAGCCCTGTTTTTTGTTGATAATGAAGTGGTTCGGGAAGTTTAATCGTGTTGAATTGTTGTCCGTTCGTACTCTTTAGCAGATAATGCCGGGTGAGCACCAGCAATTCATCATCTTTGCAGATTACATCGGCAATGCGTTCCTTTTTTACCGGAAGAGGCACTTTTTTCCACTTTCGTTCATCAAATCGCCGCTTGTAAAGCCCCATATGTGTACCTGCAAAAAAGTGGTTGGAAAAGCTTGCCATGGAATAAATTTTTCTGTTGTCAATTCCTTGCGGAAAACCCTGGTTAAAGTCAGTAAAGGTTTGCAGATTATCGTCAGATTTCCACACCCCGGTATTTCCAAAAATAAGAGTACTGTTGTTCCAAGCCAACGAACCACGCACGGCTGCCAGGTTCCAGTTGTTGTAGCGGTAGTTCTCGGGAAGCAGCTTTCGTGAAACCGAAATTCCAGAAAAAAGTTGCCGGTGGTTCATAACAATTCCTGTTGTTGCAAATAAAATGGCAATAAAAGCAATAATTATGGCCGGCCATTTATGTAATTTCTTGCAAGTTTTTATGAAACGCTTTCTGGACATACGCTGTAATTAACGGGAGCAAATGTGCCTGAATTTTTTAACACAGGTTGTAACATTTGATACAAAAAAAGTAAACACGCTTGCTTAAACAAGTGGTTGGATTAGTTGGGGGATATTAAAGATTTATAAAAAGGATGCCATTGCAACCTCCGGAAACAATAACATCCTTTTTTAAACCGGGAGTTCGGCCACTTTGTAGTTTATTTGATAAACGTTGGGTTTATTGCCAGCATTACATAGCCCCAATATTGGCTTGCCGAACTATCGCCACCTTTTAATAATTCCATCGATTCTCCTGCAAACATTCCCGACAGTCCGAAGGATATTTTGGCCATTGGATTTACAGTCCAGCCTAATGCCAGATCGATTTCTGTTCCCAGGTATTTATCCGCATTGGCAGCAATTTCAGCTGCTGCTCCAAAATAATGCAAATGAGCATCAAAAGCCAGTTTGTTTTTGCTGTAGTTGTATTTCAGGTACAAATCGTTTAAACCAACCGACCCGATATGGTTACCCACATAAAAATAATCCATAAAACCATTGAACTTATGGTTGGTGCCATACAATGGGGTAAACGATTTATAATCCGTATCATCATAAGCACTTCCCGACAGGTGTTCGAAGCCGAGGGTGAAAGTTGCTAAGCTCGCTTCTGCCAGAAAGTTAAAAGCCGAAATAGATGCGCCGGAAACATGCTTGCCGGTTTGGTAATACAGGTTCGATACCAGTTGAATTGTTTTAATCCTGCCATTAACATGTCCGCCCATCGTTTGGCTGAATTTATTTTTTTGCTCGCCATCTTCTATTGCCGGCACCCCGTTGTTCAGGAATAGCAGGCTTAAAGCTGCTTTTTCCCAGCTATTGTTAAACCAGATAAATTGCAGGTCTTTGTAGGCATCGGGGCCATTGTAGTCGCTGTTGGTTATATCACCATTTTCGTGGTGGGCAATTCCAAAATGAAGTTTAAGGTCTTTTTCGTATTTGAAAACCGCTACATCGTGCGATCGTGCCTGGTGAGCCCAGCCTACGTTACCAAAAATACGTGAGTCGTCGTACACCAATTCCTGTCGCCCGGCTTTTAACGAAAATTCCTTGCTGAAAAGTATTTCGGCCCAGGCCTGATGTAATGAAACTGCATAATCTTCGTTGCTTACCAGTTGGGCCTGATTTCCCCACCGGCGCACATCCTGCAAAACCAGGCTGGTTTTTATAAATTCGTTTGAATAACCGGCATTTAAGCGTGTGCGTTGTGCGGTAATAGTTGAGGCGTCCTGATTCTCAGAAGCCAGGCTTTTGTATCCGTGACTCAATTCTGTGCGGGGCCTGAACTCGCCTGATAGCGTAAACTGCGCTTGTGCGAAGTGGGCAATACCCAGGCCAAATACCATCAAAACGATGTATTTTAATCTTGTCATAGTTGATAATTTGTGATGTTAAATTTAGAATTGGCAGTTGCACATAATGACCGGTTGACTGCCCTTGGTATCGGCAATCAACCGGCTATTGAATAAGCATTTACTTTGGGTTTGAAGCAACGATGTCGTAGCCTTTTTCGCGTTCTTCAGCTTGTTTTTCCCATTCCGGAATAACCGTTTTTAGGAATTCCTGTTTCTCTGAATTGAGCTTTTTCATATCCAGTCCGATAAACTCCTGTGCTTTTGCTTTAGTTGAAATATCGGGGTAGGGTATCTCCTGGTTATGACCAAGATCGGCAAGCAAACGGGCAAGTTTTATGCGAGTTTCCTGCGCAATATCAATAGCGGTAGAAATAACCCTGCTGGTTTCAACCGGCGAGTGGAAAGATCCACCGTGGCTGGCAGCAGCATAATCCCAGCGCCATTGGGCGTGGCGTATTCCCTGAAGAATGTCTTTCATTTGTGCTTCGTTGGCACCGAGGTCCCAGGCTTTTTTAGCCTCCACATGGGCGCGCACAACCAGTTCTTCCAACTTATCGCGGTTTTCAATAATTTTATCCTGTCGTTCATAAACATTGGCCATTAAAGTGCCGGCTTCTTCGCGGTGGCATACCTGACACGAATTGGCAATGTTGTTTAAGGGCGACTGCATTTTGTGGTCGGTAAATTTTTGTCCACCCTCGCTTTTGTAAGGCATGTGGCAATCGGCACACGAAACACCACGTTGAGCATGAATACCGGTCATGTATACTTCGTAGCCCGGGTGTTGCGCTTTTAACATCGGGGCTTTGCTTAAGGCATGAGTCCAGTCGGCAAATTCGAGTTTGTCGTAGTATTCCTCCATTGCCTCGGCCGAAAAGCCATTATCCCACGGAAAAGTGAGGTAGTTGGCGCCGGGTGCTGTTTCTTTTTTAAAATAATATTCAACATGACATTGCGCGCACACCAAACTACGCATTTCCTGGTGGCTGGCTTTATTAATGTCTTTTCCCATGCGCTCAAAGGCTTCAATAAGTGCAGGGCGTGTAATTCTCAGGTTCATGTTTTCAGCATCGTGGCAATCGCCGCAACCAATGGGGTTTACCACCTCAGGTCCCAGTTCTGCCCATTTGCCGGTATAAAATTGTGCTACCCCGCGCTCGTTCATCAAACGCGGTACATCAGGGCTTTTACAGGTCATGCAGGTTGTTGGCATTGGCCCGTCATTAGGGCCTTTGGGAGCCCCGGTTCGTAGCGTGTTTTGTAAATCGGTAACTGCATAATAGTGCCCGCGACCCTGGTTGTAGTCTTTTGCAAAACCATAACCTGCCCAAAGTACCACTAACCGGGGATCAACTTCAAGCATATCAATCATGGCATTGCCGTTGTATTTGGTTCTGAAAGAGGTATCAGCAGTAGCATAATACGATTGAAATTCGCGGGGGTAGTTCTCGCCCCAAACTTCGTTTCGCGGATCAAACTGATTGATTTTGTTCTTCGGAACATTTACATAAGCAGCTTCAGCACGTCGTTCCAGAATAGAAGAAGCCAGCAGGCCCAAAAGGAAAACTACGATTATGGTAGCAATAAAAATTCCCCAGTTAAGCAGCGGATGGCGTTTTGATTTTGTAGTCATAAGAATTGATATTTAGTTATTTTTAATATACGTTTTTAACCAATCGGGAACCGGGCTGGAAGGGAGCGGCACTTTGGCATTGGGAACACTCGACAGGCTGTTTACCCGGCCATGGGGTACTTCGCGGTGGCATTCCCAACAAGGGCGGTCTTGCATGTGTGCCGTGTGCGCTTCAACCGACGAAGCCAGCTTGGGGTCGGTAATTTGTTGCTGGTGGCAGCGAATGCAATTGTTGTGTACCACCTCTTTTCCCGCTTCATGAATAAAAATTACCTGTGGTTCCATTCGTAGTGTAAACATTGTGGCATGTCTCAATCCATCCTTCGCTTTAAAATAATATTTGTTAAAAACATTATTGTGCGGAACATGGCAGTCGTTGCAATGGGCAACCTCGCGGTGCGAACTGTGGTTCCATGTGGCATATTGCGGTGCCATAATGTGGCAGTTTGTGCAGGTTTCTGGTTTGTCGGATAAGTAAGAATGTGCTTTTGAAATGTACAGGATAAACGCTACCAGGCCAACAAGAATGCTTAGTACAAGCAGCACCGGTAATCTCCATTTTTCGGGAGGAAGTAGTTTCTGCAGCATAGTTATAAATTCGGTTAATTATATAAAGCAAAGTTGATTTTACTTCTTACCAAATTTTGTAACAGATGTTACATTTTGAGCTTATTTTTAAAATTGAAAGTGTTTTTTGTAATGATTTTAAATTAGCTGCTCTACTTTGTGTTTGACCTTGTTAAGTTACACATAGTTAGTGTTTTGCTGTGTTTTTTGTTGTTGTGTTATTTTCTGAAAAACATGACAATTCAGGTTGCATACTATTTTCAAATTTCTACTTTTGTTGGCTTCGAAAATTAAACCAAAATGCAAAAGAATCTATTTTTAGGGGTTGAAGCCATTG
Above is a genomic segment from uncultured Draconibacterium sp. containing:
- a CDS encoding nuclear transport factor 2 family protein, which codes for MKNFFRLSAILTCTIFFSLMLSCSNDDSDDDTAQLQQERLEIGRALLEVQAPEVADILPYYTDDIEYHDPIVDINGIEDMTAFLNQLILGASPNLVTIIEDETLIGDIYSATWTMSGDFLNSPYQAKGISIFKFLPNATQVYYQRDYYSEGDIMATIPGLDEAIGGFRAYYRCAVDPTFDCPFPPSALNIENSALQAVNKSVNDQLTVGRQLVEIHAGNWTDVIPALAADYEYHDPIVDIYGPDTMALFLARLFAGSSDLYTTVEDETLVDDIYMATWTMAGEFNGAPFSAPGMSIVKFVEGTTQSYYSRDYYTEGDVMLGVPELADAVNGFRIYYRSAVDPGFEGP
- the nrfH gene encoding cytochrome c nitrite reductase small subunit; the encoded protein is MLQKLLPPEKWRLPVLLVLSILVGLVAFILYISKAHSYLSDKPETCTNCHIMAPQYATWNHSSHREVAHCNDCHVPHNNVFNKYYFKAKDGLRHATMFTLRMEPQVIFIHEAGKEVVHNNCIRCHQQQITDPKLASSVEAHTAHMQDRPCWECHREVPHGRVNSLSSVPNAKVPLPSSPVPDWLKTYIKNN
- the nrfA gene encoding ammonia-forming cytochrome c nitrite reductase, with protein sequence MTTKSKRHPLLNWGIFIATIIVVFLLGLLASSILERRAEAAYVNVPKNKINQFDPRNEVWGENYPREFQSYYATADTSFRTKYNGNAMIDMLEVDPRLVVLWAGYGFAKDYNQGRGHYYAVTDLQNTLRTGAPKGPNDGPMPTTCMTCKSPDVPRLMNERGVAQFYTGKWAELGPEVVNPIGCGDCHDAENMNLRITRPALIEAFERMGKDINKASHQEMRSLVCAQCHVEYYFKKETAPGANYLTFPWDNGFSAEAMEEYYDKLEFADWTHALSKAPMLKAQHPGYEVYMTGIHAQRGVSCADCHMPYKSEGGQKFTDHKMQSPLNNIANSCQVCHREEAGTLMANVYERQDKIIENRDKLEELVVRAHVEAKKAWDLGANEAQMKDILQGIRHAQWRWDYAAASHGGSFHSPVETSRVISTAIDIAQETRIKLARLLADLGHNQEIPYPDISTKAKAQEFIGLDMKKLNSEKQEFLKTVIPEWEKQAEEREKGYDIVASNPK
- a CDS encoding TonB-dependent receptor — its product is MKKIIMLLWCMKVWCVVVFAQNSYVLEGEITDQNNQTLPGASLMLYPVKKGTVSNENGIFQISGLQAGSYVVEISFVGYNTMVDTIIIRKNTRYDARLSVAHLNLQEVVISNNYTEKRKREETLNIEIVNDDYLKQNLGGSLMNSLERLPGVSTIAIGSGQSKPLIRGLGFNRVVVVENNIKHEAQQWGSDHGLEFDQYAVDNVEVIKGPASLMYGSDAIGGVIDMKTRKLPEKNSFGGLVDLTVKSNNELVGTSLSLYGRKDWFFANIRATYIDYGDYKVPIDSVDIYSYRAALYKNYLRNTAGYEKNLHLTFGVLKNGFQSKFHISSVNSKSGFFANAHGLEPRNVDTGTHDKSSRDINYPYQKVNHFKVINTTRYQWEKTKLELDLGFQRNFRQEWSQYVSHGYMPAIFPNTLNFDADLEREFEKYVYSGNVKFSHRFSDQTEATFGTNSEYQDNKIDGRGFIIPAYQQFTLGGFAFARHNFSEISGIQLGIRYDFGNIETTEYYDWFLSPVEENGNTTLEYLQRAENINRNFSNLTWSVGYNYNPEHWTFKANIGKSFRMPIAKELAANGVNYHRFSYEVGDADLSPEISYQLDVGLEYQSKKFAIGATPFVNYFSNYIYLNPTSEHDRLYGNGNQVFYYTESEVIRYGGEIHAHYELLKNLQLGLIGEYVYSEQLSGEKKGFTLPFSPPASAIFNVKYQRRKLEFIENAYFSFDYRVTASQNDIVPPEEPTNGYQVINLGLGGNIPMRKQNINISMQVQNLLNTKYFNHTSFYRLINVPEPGRNFIVNVSIPFSGKI
- a CDS encoding alginate export family protein, whose product is MTRLKYIVLMVFGLGIAHFAQAQFTLSGEFRPRTELSHGYKSLASENQDASTITAQRTRLNAGYSNEFIKTSLVLQDVRRWGNQAQLVSNEDYAVSLHQAWAEILFSKEFSLKAGRQELVYDDSRIFGNVGWAHQARSHDVAVFKYEKDLKLHFGIAHHENGDITNSDYNGPDAYKDLQFIWFNNSWEKAALSLLFLNNGVPAIEDGEQKNKFSQTMGGHVNGRIKTIQLVSNLYYQTGKHVSGASISAFNFLAEASLATFTLGFEHLSGSAYDDTDYKSFTPLYGTNHKFNGFMDYFYVGNHIGSVGLNDLYLKYNYSKNKLAFDAHLHYFGAAAEIAANADKYLGTEIDLALGWTVNPMAKISFGLSGMFAGESMELLKGGDSSASQYWGYVMLAINPTFIK
- a CDS encoding DUF4625 domain-containing protein, with protein sequence MSLKIILSRFAFIVLLATACSDDGQIDKEKPVIDNSFANAFPTNCDTIYFGEAFNLKLLFSDNVELGSYSIDIHNNFDHHSHSTEVAECSLSPKKDPENPFVFIDDYSIPEGLKDYKTNMSVSIPADNQVGLFDEGDYHFFVSLTDKEGWSTQMGLSIKIKYR
- a CDS encoding DUF4625 domain-containing protein — its product is MNKRVFLVAIILGAATLFTACEDDGDLALPEITIMELGEGSSHSNDHTAIIGGEVHIEVEIIAEGKINTVQIIIHSEGEHKSVVDGGEWELDTTYTKFSGLKNTTFHEHLEIADWAEPGEYHFDFIVTDLEGNQSSADAELELVEE
- a CDS encoding PepSY domain-containing protein; amino-acid sequence: MSRKRFIKTCKKLHKWPAIIIAFIAILFATTGIVMNHRQLFSGISVSRKLLPENYRYNNWNLAAVRGSLAWNNSTLIFGNTGVWKSDDNLQTFTDFNQGFPQGIDNRKIYSMASFSNHFFAGTHMGLYKRRFDERKWKKVPLPVKKERIADVICKDDELLVLTRHYLLKSTNGQQFNTIKLPEPLHYQQKTGLFTTMWQLHSGELFGTPGKLFVDLLGLVTIFLSLSGLLHFFFPKLIKRVKHKHKQKAAFIKTKKRNLSWHNAAGYGFVLFLLINTFAGMHLRPPLLIAIAPKQVGIIPGTHLDSPNPWFDKLRRIYWDEERQQYIFSTSDGFYFAEESLSKNLRPAPLQPPVSVMGCNVLKPIGTHHLMIGSFSGMYLWNLQNGGISNYFSGETYQAPQSMTRPIGANTVSGLVQCKNKSWWFDYSRGAIELNAKNQKSTFGAMPENIRQASPMALWNVALEIHTGRIFEHLVGSFYILFVPLAGVCIMLVLLSGLYLWWKLHRKKPTSAEKK